The DNA region TAGAGTGGATCATTAGAATTATTACGGAATACTGGCCGATGTTTCTGCGAGGCGCGTGGGTGACGTTGCTCATCTCGATTACAGGGACGATTATCGGATCGATTATCGGCTTGTTGATCGGTGTTATTCGTACAGTCCCGATGCCAGAACGCGGGCCGAAGCGAGCCCTATTAAAAACGGTCAATGGATTGCTGTCCGCTTATATTGAATTTTTCCGAGGAACGCCGATGATTGTGCAGGCGATGGTTATTTATTACGGTTCGGCTCAAGCGTTTGGGCTTGATATTAATCGAATTGCGGCTGCGATCTTCATCGTTTCGATTAATACGGGAGCCTATATGGCTGAAATTGTGCGCGGCGGGATTGTTTCGATTGATAAAGGGCAATTTGAGGCGGCTCAAGCAATCGGGATGAATCATACGCAAACGATGTTTAATGTCGTCTTGCCGCAGGTCATTCGCAATATTTTGCCTGCTACGGGAAATGAATTTGTCATTAATATTAAAGATACATCGGTGTTAAACGTAATTTCTGTCACAGAGCTTTATTTCCAGACGAAATCAATCGCGGGGAACAATTATCGCACATTCGAAGCGTTTTTGGTCACCTGTATCCTTTACTTTGTGATGACTTTCACCGTGACGAGAATTTTGCGCTACATTGAACGAAGATTGGATGGGCCGGCAGACTTCATTCGAATTGGCAATCAGATGCAAGTGGAAACGGCGGAAGATCAGTTGCGCAGAACGAATTCGTAGATAAGTTTAGAAGGGAAGGAGGGGGAAACGATGGAAAAGGTGATTGAGGTTCAACATTTGAGGAAATCGTTTGGTAGTCATGAAGTGTTAAGAGACATTAACTTTTCCGTAAACAAAGGGGAAGTCGTCTGTATCATCGGTTCCTCCGGATCGGGGAAATCGACGCTGTTACGCTGCATTAATTTACTAGAAAAGCCAAGTGGCGGGCAGATCATTTATAATGGTGAAAATATTCTCGACGACAACCACGATCTTCATAAATATCGCGCCCATTTGGGCATGGTTTTTCAGCAATTTAATTTATTTAATAATCATAACGTAATGACCAATTGTGTAGTTGGACAAGTGAAAGTGTTAAAGCGGTCAAAAGAAGAAGCGGAGCAAATGGCTTTAAAATATTTAAAAGTCGTTGGGATGGATCAATTTGTGAACGCAAAACCGAAGCAGTTATCGGGGGGGCAAAAACAACGCGTCGCCATTGCCCGCGCGCTTTCGATGAATCCAGATGTGATGCTGTTTGATGAGCCAACATCAGCCTTAGACCCAGAGATGGTTGGGGAAGTCCTCAAGATAATGAAGGAACTAGCGGGAACAGGCTTGACGATGTTGATCGTCACCCATGAAATGGAGTTTGCCCGTGAAGTCTCAGATCGTGTTGTGTTTATGGACAACGGTGTTATCGCTGAAGAGGGTAGACCTGAACAAATTTTCAATCATCCAACACAAGAACGGACACGCGCTTTCTTGAAGCGTACTTTAAAATAAAAAGAAAACAAGCCTGCTTTAATACCCCATTTTTAGAGAGGTATGGAAGCGGGCTTGTTTTTGCTATTGACTTCTTTGTTGTTCGCGTAAATCGATTCGTTCGTCGCGGGCTTTATCGCGAACTTGAATCCGAAGTTGACGCGCTGTTTCGCGGGCTTCAACCCGGATGTCCCTAAAGTGATCTTTCATGTGAACACGCATTCCTCTGGCGCGGTCTTGAATGAGCGGGCGAATTTGACGCCATGGGATGTCCGCTCTAATTTCTTCCATCTCCCGAGTAAGGTTCACTAAAAACGTTTCTTCACTGTAACTTTGGTTAACCCCTTTTGACTCATGTGTATAGGAAGCGTTCAAGTAGTCAGCCTCCTCCGTATAAAATGTATTGACATTTTTTGAATCCCAAGTGTACCAAGCGTTGATTAGTTCCGTCGTTTCTTTTCGGAAAGAATCACGAAGCTGTTTACCGGTGTCGGCGTGAAAGTATTTACCGTTACCGGCTGAGGCGATCGCTTCTAACGCGGCGCGTTCATGGCTTTCAATATCAAACCCGATAATATTGACGACTGCTTCAATTTCAGATTCTTGAATTTGTCTGGCCGCTTCCACGGGATCGCCGCCACACGTTTCTTCGCCGTCACTGACAACGTACATTACGCTTTTTACATTTGGGTTATCTACAGCGGCTGCTAGTAGGTCCTGGCCTCCTTCTTCAATCGCGCGGGCAAGCGGGGTAAACCCCGTCGGTTCAAAGCGGTTTAATGCCTCTGAAAATGCTTGTTGTTCGTATCCGCTCAATTGATAAATTTCTTCGGTTTTGGCGCACGATTCCTCTTTTCCCGCGGGCTGATTGGAACCTTTGTGACCGTATACGCGCAAGGATACGAGCGTGTTTTCGGGTAGTCCGCTGACAAACTCGGCAACCGCTTCTTTGGCGAGCTGCATTTTCGTTTTTCCATCTAGTCTACCCGCCATACTTCCACTCGCATCGAGTAAAATTTGTGTGTGTAAAAGCGGCGCGTCTCCCGCATCACCTGGAGCATTGAGACCGTCAGGTTGGTCGGTAATCGCCGAAAAGATGACTTCTGTTTCGTCTATGAATGTTTGATAGGGACGATAATCATCCGCAGTTAAGGCCATCAAGCGCGCGAAATATTCCTCCGCGCTTAATCCTTCTGGCCAAGCTTCGATTTCTTTTTTTATTGCTTCCGAGTCCCTTTCCTTTTCGCTGTACTTGCCAGGTTCGAGTCTCATCCACGCTTCAGCGTCATTCGTATCTAATGCATACATTTCAAACGATTCTTTCTCTTTTTGCTTCTTTTTATTTACTTCGCTCATCTCATCGATTGGTCCATTGTCT from Ammoniphilus oxalaticus includes:
- a CDS encoding amino acid ABC transporter ATP-binding protein; translated protein: MEKVIEVQHLRKSFGSHEVLRDINFSVNKGEVVCIIGSSGSGKSTLLRCINLLEKPSGGQIIYNGENILDDNHDLHKYRAHLGMVFQQFNLFNNHNVMTNCVVGQVKVLKRSKEEAEQMALKYLKVVGMDQFVNAKPKQLSGGQKQRVAIARALSMNPDVMLFDEPTSALDPEMVGEVLKIMKELAGTGLTMLIVTHEMEFAREVSDRVVFMDNGVIAEEGRPEQIFNHPTQERTRAFLKRTLK
- a CDS encoding vWA domain-containing protein, coding for MKKRWILSSLFALLLLSACGGKQPVTQDNGPIDEMSEVNKKKQKEKESFEMYALDTNDAEAWMRLEPGKYSEKERDSEAIKKEIEAWPEGLSAEEYFARLMALTADDYRPYQTFIDETEVIFSAITDQPDGLNAPGDAGDAPLLHTQILLDASGSMAGRLDGKTKMQLAKEAVAEFVSGLPENTLVSLRVYGHKGSNQPAGKEESCAKTEEIYQLSGYEQQAFSEALNRFEPTGFTPLARAIEEGGQDLLAAAVDNPNVKSVMYVVSDGEETCGGDPVEAARQIQESEIEAVVNIIGFDIESHERAALEAIASAGNGKYFHADTGKQLRDSFRKETTELINAWYTWDSKNVNTFYTEEADYLNASYTHESKGVNQSYSEETFLVNLTREMEEIRADIPWRQIRPLIQDRARGMRVHMKDHFRDIRVEARETARQLRIQVRDKARDERIDLREQQRSQ
- a CDS encoding amino acid ABC transporter permease; its protein translation is MSLEWIIRIITEYWPMFLRGAWVTLLISITGTIIGSIIGLLIGVIRTVPMPERGPKRALLKTVNGLLSAYIEFFRGTPMIVQAMVIYYGSAQAFGLDINRIAAAIFIVSINTGAYMAEIVRGGIVSIDKGQFEAAQAIGMNHTQTMFNVVLPQVIRNILPATGNEFVINIKDTSVLNVISVTELYFQTKSIAGNNYRTFEAFLVTCILYFVMTFTVTRILRYIERRLDGPADFIRIGNQMQVETAEDQLRRTNS